A window of Parambassis ranga chromosome 10, fParRan2.1, whole genome shotgun sequence contains these coding sequences:
- the gpr137 gene encoding integral membrane protein GPR137, with amino-acid sequence MAAPPPSNSTLPPPVPLRPAVAPSVQLGFTILYTALYAGLFLVVYVQLWLLYLYRHKRFSYQSVFLFLCLLWAALRTTLFSFYFHNALEANHLPVTVYWLLYCFPVCLQFFTLSLINLYFTQVLFKAKARETYSLEVSRRLWVARCLYGVLCTIFLAVNLACAALGDRGSSDGTGVWTWILVLTRVLVNDLLFILDAVLLAALLLLLTRHSRSTSPYLISRGTTVCRTAALGAAVILLFASRACYNLTVLILSQNYRVESFNFDWYNVSDQADLQNDLGDRGYLAFGAILFIWELLPTSLLILIFRVRRPAQENISNAINNRPLPRPYFFDDPQGSDEDAPVPWARSTHSESSWYESETAPLLFASNAPDQSHQHHSFYSTPQN; translated from the exons ATGGCGGCCCCTCCACCTTCCAACTCCACTCTGCCTCCACCAGTCCCTTTGCGTCCAGCAGTGGCCCCGTCAGTGCAGCTCGGCTTCACCATCCTCTATACTGCTTTATATGCTGGACTGTTCCTGGTGGTTTACGTCCAGCTGTGGCTCCTCTACCTCTACAGACACAAGAGATTTAGCTACCAGAGTGTCTTTTTGTTCCTCTGCCTGCTCTGGGCTGCACTCCGCACCACCCTGTTCTCCTTTTACTTTCATAATGCGCTGGAAGCAAACCACCTTCCTGTTACAGTCTACTGGCTGCTCTATTGCTTCCCGGTGTGTCTGCAGTTCTTCACTCTCAGTCTCATAAACCTGTATTTCACTCAG GTGTTATTCAAAGCCAAAGCGAGAGAGACTTACAGCTTAGAAGTGAGCAGAAGACT GTGGGTGGCACGGTGTCTATATGGCGTATTGTGCACTATCTTCCTCGCTGTTAACCTGGCGTGTGCTGCTCTGGGGGACCGAGGCAGCAGTGATGGGACAGGGGTCTGGACCTGGATTCTAGTCCTTACTCGAGTTCTAGTCAACGACTTGCTCTTCATCTTAGATGCCGTGTTACTGGCTGCCTTGCTGTTACTTCTGACCCGGCACTCACGCTCTACCAGCCCATACCTGATCAGCAGg GGGACCACAGTGTGCCGGACAGCTGCCCTGGGAGCAGCAGTGATCTTACTGTTTGCCAGTCGAGCCTGCTACAACTTGACCGTGCTCATTCTGTCCCAGAACTATCGTGTAGAGTCCTTTAACTTTGACTGGTACAATGTCTCCGACCAG GCTGATCTGCAAAACGATCTTGGTGACAGAGGCTACCTGGCCTTTGGTGCCATCCTCTTCATATGGGAGCTGCTTCCCACCAGCCtgctcatcctcatcttcagagTTCGCCGGCCTGCCCAGGAG AACATCAGCAATGCCATCAATAACAGGCCCCTGCCACGTCCGTATTTTTTTGATGACCCTCAAGGCAGCGATGAGGATGCACCTGTTCCATGGGCGCGCAGTACACATTCAGAATCAAG CTGGTATGAATCAGAGACTGCTCCTCTCCTGTTTGCCAGCAACGCTCCAGACCAGAGCCACCAGCACCACTCTTTTTACTCCACACCACAGAACTGA
- the pld7 gene encoding phospholipase D3 isoform X1 — MPMILRSRRSIHPAQMSEEELPDTTPRRSVRRHERVTYEETDESDSESVQNQVMETHQQLEEEAAEEADNTVLKSCTVVLDRLQADNKAAKKELEEKEDMNRKGGKSVSRIPTFHKRPTSVSQITELPLPKKDVPAHVSQPPEKSGSVDTLKSKSSEVRETALPQPSVRSPKVGLEAPSAISSTEPPTATAQTSVTYTTQSLSLSESVQDPLMAVSPRPALRAEEDKSKTSETKADTITDNQRPYEDTAEKYQEVEVKGVSLFASGDTAQSAQIVHATDDGQVEEIMGENPPWETKLTNVDELKDSRSSSDVEHDEDDSAGEESEGLNSGDVTEHHQLLTDQSEVPKPAERRDESTSSVAHEEPDEVRSTKSTKSSGYSSFILFCFLPTTLLLLGGFSQHVWHYGLPMSVAQLTEHLELHWLEGFGLVPEPCSTDCRVHLVESIPVGLHELSSSSKRTIADSWLHLLDKANSSVHIAAFYFTLRNSDLDIIDSTDSQGRRVFEHLKQLESKGVKLQIAVNSPQTSTQDTAELAATGAEVREVDLHALTGGIVHTKLWVVDQKHLYVGSANMDWRSLSQVKEVGLSVEDCSCLALDAFRIFGVYWSIGGLNASLPPYWPARLSALSSSQKPLYLKFNGVPAHVYLSSAPPKISARGRSDDLSTILSVVNDAQKFVYISVMDYLPLSQYTEPLRFWPAIDSALRAAACTRRVQVRLMVSCWQHSPASMFIFLQSLLVLNKPPLKCDIDVKIFHVPSTAEQEKIPFARVNHAKYMVTDRVVYIGTSNWSENYFTHTAGVGLVVNQTGSVVKEGQQTLQNQAEELFLRDWTSSYASTLSVDDVDVCPHSPH, encoded by the exons ATGCCGATGATACTCCGATCCAGAAGGTCCATACACCCGGCTCAGATGAGTGAGGAGGAGTTGCCGGACACGACACCGAGAAGGTCGGTTCGCCGGCACGAGAGAGTTACGTACGAG GAGACAGATGAGTCAGACTCGGAGTCTGTCCAAAACCAAGTGATGGAGACAcatcagcagctggaggaggaagctgctgagGAGGCAGATAACACG GTATTGAAATCTTGCACTGTTGTGCTGGACCGCCTCCAGGCTGATAACAAGGCTGCAAAAAAAGAACTTGAGGAGAAAGAAGACATGAACCGCAAAGGTGGAAAATCTGTCTCCCGAATCCCTACTTTCCACAAACGACCCACCAGTGTCAGTCAGATCACAGAGCTGCCTCTTCCAAAAAAAGATGTTCCTGCTCATGTATCTCAGCCTCCTGAGAAATCAGGAAGTGTGGACACATTGAAATCAAAGTCGTCCGAGGTCAGAGAGACGGCTCTCCCCCAACCGTCAGTCCGCAGTCCCAAAGTTGGCCTTGAAGCACCTTCTGCAATAAGCAGCACAGAACCACCCACTGCAACCGCTCAAACCTCTGTGACCTATACAACACAAAGCTTGAGTTTGTCTGAGTCTGTGCAGGACCCCCTTATGGCAGTAAGCCCAAGACCAGCCCTGAGAGCAGAAGAAGACAAGAGCAAAACCTCAGAAACCAAAGCTGATACCATAACAGATAACCAAAGACCATATGAAGACACAGCAGAGAAGTACCAAGAAGTCGAGGTTAAAGGAGTTTCCCTCTTTGCCTCAGGAGACACCGCACAGTCTGCACAGATTGTTCATGCCACTGATGACGGCCAAGTGGAGGAGATTATGGGCGAAAACCCACCCtgggaaacaaagctgacaaaTGTAGATGAATTAAAGGACAGCAGATCTTCATCAGATGTTGAACATGATGAAGATGATTCAGCAGGTGAAGAATCTGAAGGCCTCAATTCAGGGGACGTGACAGAACATCATCAGCTGCTGACAGACCAGTCTGAGGTTCCAAAACCTGCAGAGAGACGAGATGAATCCACTTCTTCTGTAGCACACGAGGAGCCTGATGAAGTGAGATCAACCAAGTCAACTAAG AGCTCAGGCTACTCCAGCTTCAtcctcttctgcttcctgcCCACCACACTGCTGCTCCTAGGAGGATTCAGTCAACATGTGTGGCACTATGGGCTTCCCATGTCTGTGGCTCAGCTCACGGAGCACCTGGAGCTACATTGGCTGGAAGGCTTTGGCTTAGTGCCAGAGCCTTGTAGCACCGATTGCCG AGTACACCTGGTGGAAAGTATTCCTGTCGGTCTCCATGAGTTGTCTTCTTCATCCAAACGGACCATTGCAGACAGTTGGCTTCATCTTCTGGATAAGGCCAACAGCTCAGTCCACATCGCCGCTTTCTACTTCACCCTGCGTAATAGCGATCTCGATATTATTGATTCTACTGACTCCCAG GGAAGAAGGGTCTTCGAGCACCTGAAGCAGCTTGAATCCAAAGGTGTAAAACTGCAGATTGCTGTCAACTCCCCCCAGACTTCCACTCAAGACACAGCAGAACTTGCTGCAACGG GTGCAGAGGTAAGAGAGGTAGACCTCCACGCTCTAACTGGAGGCATCGTTCATACTAAGCTGTGGGTAGTTGACCAAAAGCACTTGTACGTGGGTAGTGCAAACATGGACTGGCGCTCTCTGAGTCAG GTGAAGGAGGTGGGCCTGTCAGTAGAGGACTGCAGCTGCCTGGCTCTGGATGCCTTTCGAATCTTTGGGGTGTACTGGAGCATCGGTGGCCTCAACGCTTCTCTACCACCCTACTGGCCTGCTCGACTCTCTGCCCTGTCCAGCTCCCAGAAACCCCTTTACCTCAAGTTCAACGGAGTACCTGCTCATGTCTACCTATCT AGCGCCCCTCCAAAAATCTCAGCCCGTGGCCGCTCTGACGATCTTTCCACCATCTTGTCCGTCGTCAACGATGCCCAGAAGTTCGTTTACATCTCCGTCATGGACTACCTTCCACTGTCTCAGTACACAGAGCCACTCag GTTCTGGCCTGCCATCGACTCAGCCCTGCGTGCCGCAGCGTGCACCAGAAGGGTGCAGGTTAGACTGATGGTGAGTTGCTGGCAGCACTCACCTGCCTCCATGTTCATCTTCCTGCAGTCCCTGCTGGTGCTCAACAAGCCTCCACTGAAGTGTGACATTGACGTG aAAATCTTCCACGTGCCTTCAACAGCAGAGCAGGAGAAGATTCCCTTTGCCCGAGTCAATCACGCCAAGTACATGGTTACAGACAGAGTGGTCTATATAG GGACATCTAACTGGTCAGAAAACTACTTCACCCACACTGCTGGTGTGGGCTTGGTGGTGAACCAGACCGGCTCTGTGGTTAAAGAAGGCCAGCAAACTCTGCAAAACCAGGCAGAGGAGCTTTTCCTCAGAGACTGGACTTCCAGCTATGCCAGCACACTCTCTGTTGATGACGTGGACGTCTGTCCTCACAGTCCACACTGA
- the pld7 gene encoding phospholipase D3 isoform X2, translating into METDESDSESVQNQVMETHQQLEEEAAEEADNTVLKSCTVVLDRLQADNKAAKKELEEKEDMNRKGGKSVSRIPTFHKRPTSVSQITELPLPKKDVPAHVSQPPEKSGSVDTLKSKSSEVRETALPQPSVRSPKVGLEAPSAISSTEPPTATAQTSVTYTTQSLSLSESVQDPLMAVSPRPALRAEEDKSKTSETKADTITDNQRPYEDTAEKYQEVEVKGVSLFASGDTAQSAQIVHATDDGQVEEIMGENPPWETKLTNVDELKDSRSSSDVEHDEDDSAGEESEGLNSGDVTEHHQLLTDQSEVPKPAERRDESTSSVAHEEPDEVRSTKSTKSSGYSSFILFCFLPTTLLLLGGFSQHVWHYGLPMSVAQLTEHLELHWLEGFGLVPEPCSTDCRVHLVESIPVGLHELSSSSKRTIADSWLHLLDKANSSVHIAAFYFTLRNSDLDIIDSTDSQGRRVFEHLKQLESKGVKLQIAVNSPQTSTQDTAELAATGAEVREVDLHALTGGIVHTKLWVVDQKHLYVGSANMDWRSLSQVKEVGLSVEDCSCLALDAFRIFGVYWSIGGLNASLPPYWPARLSALSSSQKPLYLKFNGVPAHVYLSSAPPKISARGRSDDLSTILSVVNDAQKFVYISVMDYLPLSQYTEPLRFWPAIDSALRAAACTRRVQVRLMVSCWQHSPASMFIFLQSLLVLNKPPLKCDIDVKIFHVPSTAEQEKIPFARVNHAKYMVTDRVVYIGTSNWSENYFTHTAGVGLVVNQTGSVVKEGQQTLQNQAEELFLRDWTSSYASTLSVDDVDVCPHSPH; encoded by the exons ATG GAGACAGATGAGTCAGACTCGGAGTCTGTCCAAAACCAAGTGATGGAGACAcatcagcagctggaggaggaagctgctgagGAGGCAGATAACACG GTATTGAAATCTTGCACTGTTGTGCTGGACCGCCTCCAGGCTGATAACAAGGCTGCAAAAAAAGAACTTGAGGAGAAAGAAGACATGAACCGCAAAGGTGGAAAATCTGTCTCCCGAATCCCTACTTTCCACAAACGACCCACCAGTGTCAGTCAGATCACAGAGCTGCCTCTTCCAAAAAAAGATGTTCCTGCTCATGTATCTCAGCCTCCTGAGAAATCAGGAAGTGTGGACACATTGAAATCAAAGTCGTCCGAGGTCAGAGAGACGGCTCTCCCCCAACCGTCAGTCCGCAGTCCCAAAGTTGGCCTTGAAGCACCTTCTGCAATAAGCAGCACAGAACCACCCACTGCAACCGCTCAAACCTCTGTGACCTATACAACACAAAGCTTGAGTTTGTCTGAGTCTGTGCAGGACCCCCTTATGGCAGTAAGCCCAAGACCAGCCCTGAGAGCAGAAGAAGACAAGAGCAAAACCTCAGAAACCAAAGCTGATACCATAACAGATAACCAAAGACCATATGAAGACACAGCAGAGAAGTACCAAGAAGTCGAGGTTAAAGGAGTTTCCCTCTTTGCCTCAGGAGACACCGCACAGTCTGCACAGATTGTTCATGCCACTGATGACGGCCAAGTGGAGGAGATTATGGGCGAAAACCCACCCtgggaaacaaagctgacaaaTGTAGATGAATTAAAGGACAGCAGATCTTCATCAGATGTTGAACATGATGAAGATGATTCAGCAGGTGAAGAATCTGAAGGCCTCAATTCAGGGGACGTGACAGAACATCATCAGCTGCTGACAGACCAGTCTGAGGTTCCAAAACCTGCAGAGAGACGAGATGAATCCACTTCTTCTGTAGCACACGAGGAGCCTGATGAAGTGAGATCAACCAAGTCAACTAAG AGCTCAGGCTACTCCAGCTTCAtcctcttctgcttcctgcCCACCACACTGCTGCTCCTAGGAGGATTCAGTCAACATGTGTGGCACTATGGGCTTCCCATGTCTGTGGCTCAGCTCACGGAGCACCTGGAGCTACATTGGCTGGAAGGCTTTGGCTTAGTGCCAGAGCCTTGTAGCACCGATTGCCG AGTACACCTGGTGGAAAGTATTCCTGTCGGTCTCCATGAGTTGTCTTCTTCATCCAAACGGACCATTGCAGACAGTTGGCTTCATCTTCTGGATAAGGCCAACAGCTCAGTCCACATCGCCGCTTTCTACTTCACCCTGCGTAATAGCGATCTCGATATTATTGATTCTACTGACTCCCAG GGAAGAAGGGTCTTCGAGCACCTGAAGCAGCTTGAATCCAAAGGTGTAAAACTGCAGATTGCTGTCAACTCCCCCCAGACTTCCACTCAAGACACAGCAGAACTTGCTGCAACGG GTGCAGAGGTAAGAGAGGTAGACCTCCACGCTCTAACTGGAGGCATCGTTCATACTAAGCTGTGGGTAGTTGACCAAAAGCACTTGTACGTGGGTAGTGCAAACATGGACTGGCGCTCTCTGAGTCAG GTGAAGGAGGTGGGCCTGTCAGTAGAGGACTGCAGCTGCCTGGCTCTGGATGCCTTTCGAATCTTTGGGGTGTACTGGAGCATCGGTGGCCTCAACGCTTCTCTACCACCCTACTGGCCTGCTCGACTCTCTGCCCTGTCCAGCTCCCAGAAACCCCTTTACCTCAAGTTCAACGGAGTACCTGCTCATGTCTACCTATCT AGCGCCCCTCCAAAAATCTCAGCCCGTGGCCGCTCTGACGATCTTTCCACCATCTTGTCCGTCGTCAACGATGCCCAGAAGTTCGTTTACATCTCCGTCATGGACTACCTTCCACTGTCTCAGTACACAGAGCCACTCag GTTCTGGCCTGCCATCGACTCAGCCCTGCGTGCCGCAGCGTGCACCAGAAGGGTGCAGGTTAGACTGATGGTGAGTTGCTGGCAGCACTCACCTGCCTCCATGTTCATCTTCCTGCAGTCCCTGCTGGTGCTCAACAAGCCTCCACTGAAGTGTGACATTGACGTG aAAATCTTCCACGTGCCTTCAACAGCAGAGCAGGAGAAGATTCCCTTTGCCCGAGTCAATCACGCCAAGTACATGGTTACAGACAGAGTGGTCTATATAG GGACATCTAACTGGTCAGAAAACTACTTCACCCACACTGCTGGTGTGGGCTTGGTGGTGAACCAGACCGGCTCTGTGGTTAAAGAAGGCCAGCAAACTCTGCAAAACCAGGCAGAGGAGCTTTTCCTCAGAGACTGGACTTCCAGCTATGCCAGCACACTCTCTGTTGATGACGTGGACGTCTGTCCTCACAGTCCACACTGA
- the smim19 gene encoding small integral membrane protein 19 → MGAHGVLGNEPESLDYSVHEAWNEATNVYLLVILVSFGLLMYARKNKRKIMRIFTLPPTAGSSPEPNFYDSLQKVRLRQQLEMYSLARKFEHQQQHQQQQGQTDSVQLSME, encoded by the exons ATGGGTGCTCACGGGGTTTTAGGGAACGAACCCGAGTCCTTAGACTACTCGGTGCATGAAGCCTGGAACGAGGCCACCAATGTGTACCTGCTGGTTATCCTGGTCAGCTTCGGCCTGCTCATGTACGCTAGAAA AAATAAGAGGAAGATCATGCGCATCTTCACTCTTCCTCCGACCGCGGGCAGCAGCCCAGAACCAAACTTCTATGACAGCCTGCAGAAGGTCCGCCTGAGACAGCAGCTCGAGATGTATTCTCTGG CCAGGAAGTttgagcatcagcagcagcatcagcagcagcagggtcagacagacagtgtgcAGCTCTCCATGGAATGA
- the fam199x gene encoding protein FAM199X, protein MSDSLYEKFLAPEEPFPLLSQRANLSDVGTLDVSDFGCQLSSCHRTDPLHRFHSNRWNLTSCGTSVASSECSEELFSSVSVGDQDDCYSLLDDQELTSLDLFPEGSVCSDVSSSISTYWDWSDSEFEWQLPGSDIASGSDVLSDIIPSVPSSPCLFSKRKPKPHPHRNLDELPWSAMTNDEQVEYIEYLSRKVSTEMGLREQLDIIKIIDPCAQISPTDSEFIIELNCLTDEKLKQVRSYIREHSPRQRASSTRDGWKRSSHSSASTGGVSGASSSNASMVSSASSSTGSTASNSVAGGTASACSGSSAANISRAHSDGNLSSAAERIRDSKKRSKQRKLQQKALRKRQLKEQRQARKERLSGLFLNEEVLSLRVTEEDDHGDDLDILM, encoded by the exons ATGTCTGATTCTCTGTATGAGAAGTTTTTGGCTCCAGAGGagccttttcctctcctctcccaaAGAGCCAACCTCAGTGATGTGGGAACTCTGGACGTCAGCGACTTTGGCTGTCAGCTCTCATCTTGTCACCGAACAGATCCTCTGCACCGTTTCCACAGCAACAg ATGGAACCTGACTTCCTGTGGGACCAGTGTTGCCAGCTCAGAGTGCAGTGAGGAGCTCTTCTCCTCAGTTTCTGTGGGGGACCAGGACGACTGTTACTCCCTGCTGGATGACCAAGAACTAACATCACTGGATTTGTTTCCTGAGGGCAGTGTTTGCAGTGacgtctcctcctccatcagcacaTATTGGGACTGGTCTGACAGTGAATTTGAGTGGCAG TTGCCAGGAAGTGACATAGCCAGCGGCAGCGATGTCCTCTCTGACATCATCCCCAGTGTCCCGAGTTCTCCGTGTTTATTTTCCAAGAGGAAGCCAAAGCCTCACCCTCACCGCAATCTGGATGAACTGCCTTGGAGTGCCATGACAAACGATGAACAA GTGGAGTACATCGAATACCTGAGTCGGAAGGTCAGCACAGAGATGGGCCTGAGGGAGCAATTGGACATCATCAAGATCATTGATCCTTGTGCTCAGATCTCTCCCACTGACAGCGAGTTTATCATAGAGCTCAACTGTCTCACTGATGAGAAACTCAAACAG GTGCGCAGCTACATCCGGGAACACAGTCCCAGGCAGAGAGCCAGTAGCACCAGAGATGGCTGGAAGAGGAGCAGTCACAGCAGCGCCAGCACAGGTGGTGTCAGCGGAGCAAGCAGCAGCAACGCTAGCATGGTCAGCTCCGCTAGCTCCTCCACTGGCTCCACAGCGTCCAACTCTGTAGCAG GTGGTACAGCCTCGGCCTGTAGTGGAAGCAGTGCTGCCAACATCAGCAGAGCTCACAGTGACGGCAACCTTTCCAGTGCTGCAGAACGCATACGAGACTCTAAA aaACGCTCAAAACAGCGTAAACTCCAGCAAAAAGCTCTCCGCAAGCGGCAGCTGAAAGAACAGCGGCAGGCACGGAAGGAGCGCCTGAGTGGCCTGTTTTTGAACGAGGAGGTGCTGTCACTACGGGTGACGGAGGAGGACGACCATGGTGACGACCTGGACATACTAATGTGA